In one Lolium rigidum isolate FL_2022 chromosome 3, APGP_CSIRO_Lrig_0.1, whole genome shotgun sequence genomic region, the following are encoded:
- the LOC124699464 gene encoding protease 2-like: MAATPPVARKVPRELAEHGDVRVDDYYWLRDDARADPAVLAHLRAENDYAAALMSDAKQLEDEIFAEIRGRIKEDDIDAPLRKGKYYYYKRTLAGKEYAQHCCRLVPTDGPVTVHDVMPMGPDAPAEHIILDENVKAEGHDYYSIGAFKVSPSGKLVAYAEDTKGDEIYTVFVIDVESGQYVGQPLKGITSDIEWAGDDNLVYITMDDILRPDKVWLHKLGSDQLDDICLYHEKDNMFSLVLQASESKQYLFVESGSKNTSYIFYLDIPNQSKELVVLTPRVDGIDTTASYRGNHFYIKRRSDEFYNSELVACPLHNVAETTVLLPHRESVKIQDFQLFENHIAVYERENGLPKATVYRLPATGEAVGQLQGGRAIDFADRAYAVEPETSQFHSNIIRFYYSSMRTPPSVFDYDMDTGVSVLKKIDTVLGGFDASNYATERKWAAASDGTQIPMTILYRKDMVKLDGSDPTLLYGYGSYEICIDPTFRGSRFSLVDRGFIYVIAHIRGGGEMGRKWYEDGKLFKKNNTFTDFIACAEHLIENKYCSKEKLCINGRSAGGLLMGAVLNMRPDLFKAAVAGVPFVDVLTSMLDPTIPFTTAEWEEWGDPRKEEYYYYMKSYSPVDNVKAQKYPHILVTAGLNDPRVMYSEPAKFVAKLRELKTDDNLLLFKCELGAGHFSKSGRFEKLREDAFTYAFILKALGMTPPTMASGVEQVHKYELPDSHRFAAYIALKALSKNKKIQKTDKEHVADLLKTSVRTVERIWKKANDQLARGEEVDVSNKKKGRCGRKRADLGLSRISSIPPEKRSTLRALARALDIPPSTLHNRLKWEKNKAATEAASSKNSSSK, translated from the exons ATGGCCGCGACACCGCCGGTGGCCCGGAAGGTGCCGCGGGAGTTGGCGGAGCACGGCGACGTCCGCGTCGACGACTACTACTGGCTGCGCGATGACGCCCGCGCCGACCCGGCCGTCCTCGCGCACCTCCGCGCCGAGAACGACTACGCCGCCGCCCTCATGTCCG ATGCCAAACAGCTCGAGGACGAGATATTTGCTGAGATCCGAGGAAGGATCAAGGAAGACGATATCGACGCGCCTCTCCGCAAAGGGAAGTACTACTACTACAAACGAACGTTGGCCGGCAAGGAGTATGCGCAACACTGTTGCCGTCTTGTACCGACCGATGGTCCTGTTACAGTCCATGATGTGATGCCCATGGGACCTGATGCGCCTGCCGAGCACATTATTCTGGATGAGAATGTAAAGGCTGAGGGCCATGATTACTACAGCATTGGGGCTTTCAAG GTCAGCCCCAGTGGCAAGCTAGTTGCTTACGCAGAAGACACTAAGGGTGATGAAATCTACACCGTCTTTGTCATCGACGTGGAGAGCGGACAATATGTTGGGCAACCGCTTAAAGGAATTACTTCTGACATTGAGTGGGCTGGTGATGACAACCTTGTTTACATAACAATGGACGACATTCTTCGGCCCGACAAA GTATGGCTACACAAGCTAGGATCTGATCAGTTAGATGATATTTGCCTGTATCATGAAAAGGATAACATGTTTTCACTCGTTCTTCAAGCTTCTGAAAGCAAGCAGTATTTATTTGTTGAATCTGGAAGCAAAAATACAAGCTATATATTCTACCTAGACATACCCAATCAGAGCAAGGAGCTTGTAGTTTTGACACCTCGTGTAGATGGCATAGATACAACAGCTAGTTATCGTGGAAACCATTTCTATATTAAGAGGCGAAGTGATGAGTTCTACAACTCTGAGTTGGTTGCTTGCCCATTGCATAATGTAGCTGAGACCACTGTCTTGCTACCACATAGAGAAAG TGTGAAAATTCAGGACTTCCAGCTCTTTGAGAATCACATTGCTGTATATGAGCGTGAGAATGGTCTACCAAAAGCAACTGTATATCGCCTACCAGCCACTGGAGAGGCAGTTGGGCAACTTCAGGGAGGACGGGCAATTGATTTTGCTGACCGAGCATATGCAGTGGAACCTGAGACATCACAATTCCATTCAAATATTATTCGTTTTTATTATAGCTCAATGAGGACGCCACCCTCTGTGTTTGACTATGACATGGATACAGGAGTGTCGGTGCTGAAGAAAATTGACACT GTTTTAGGTGGATTTGATGCGTCAAACTATGCAACGGAGAGAAAATGGGCTGCTGCTTCTGATGGAACTCAGATTCCCATGACCATTCTTTACAGAAAAGATATGGTGAAGCTTGATGGCTCAGACCCCACGCTGCTATATGGGTATGGCTCGTATGAG ATATGCATAGATCCGACTTTCAGGGGGTCTAGATTCTCTCTGGTGGACAGAGGTTTTATATATGTGATAGCTCATATCCGTGGAGGTGGTGAAATGGGCCGGAAGTGGTATGAAGATGGAAAGCTGTTCAAGAAGAACAACACTTTCACTGATTTCATTGCTTGTGCTGAGCACTTGATAGAAAACAAATACTGTTCGAAAGAAAAGCTTTGCATCAACGGGAGAAGTGCAGGTGGCCTATTGATGGGTGCTGTCCTAAATATGAGGCCTGACTTATTCAAGGCAGCTGTTGCTGGGGTGCCTTTTGTTGATGTTCTCACAAGTATGCTTGACCCAACTATCCCGTTTACTACAGCTGAATGGGAG GAGTGGGGCGATCCAAGAAAAGAAGAATACTATTATTACATGAAGTCGTATTCTCCTGTTGATAAC GTAAAAGCACAAAAGTACCCCCACATTCTAGTCACTGCTGGCTTAAACG ATCCTCGCGTGATGTACTCGGAGCCTGCTAAATTCGTGGCAAAGCTGAGGGAGCTGAAAACGGACGACAATCTCCTGCTATTTAAGTGCGAGCTCGGTGCTGGGCACTTCTCCAAGTCAGGGAG ATTCGAGAAATTGCGAGAAGACGCCTTCACTTATGCGTTCATCCTCAAGGCGCTGGGCATGACTCCTCCAACAATGGCTTCTG GTGTTGAGCAGGTACACAAATATGAGCTGCCAGATAGTCATAGATTTGCAGCATATATTGCATTGAAAGCACtcagcaaaaacaaaaaaattcagaaGACAGACAAAGAACATGTAGCTGATCTTCTGAAAACAAGTGTAAGAACTGTGGAAAGGATATGGAAGAAGGCAAACGATCAGCTTGCAAGAGGGGAAGAGGTTGATGTTTCCAATAAAAAGAAGGGGAGATGCGGTAGAAAGAGGGCAGACCTTGGTCTCTCAAGAATATCTTCTATTCCTCCCGAGAAAAGGTCTACATTGAGGGCACTTGCTAGGGCTTTGGATATCCCCCCTTCTACGTTGCACAATAGGCTCAAATGGGAAAAGAATAAGGCTGCCACAGAAGCAGCCTCAAGCAAAAATAGCTCAAGCAAGTGA